Genomic DNA from Terriglobales bacterium:
GCCGGCGCACTTTGTCCTCGGCGCCGCCACCCCACCCCTCCTGGGCGCGGATGGTGCCCACCACGTGCACGCTGCCGGCGCTGCCCGGTCGCACCCGGATGCTGCCTGAGCCCGTGCTGACCTCCAATTGGACCGGCCCCGTGACCTTCAGAGTGCGGTCGAACGAGCCTTCCGCGCTGCCATACGAGGGGGCGGCCACGACCGCCACCAGCAGCACCACCCCCAGCACCAGCAACCCGCGCTTCCAGATGGGATTCTTCTTCATAAGCATCTCCTTGCAAGCACTTTGTCCGGGCCGACTATTCATACCGCAGCGACTCCACCGGAGTGAGCTCCGCCGCCCGCCGCGCCGGGTACATCCCGGCGGTGAGCGTGATCAGGGAAAGGGTCAGCAGAGACGCCACGACGGCGACGGTCGAAATCACCGGGTGGGGAACGAAGTCCGGCAGAGGCAGTTGCCCCATGGCCACGCACAGCCCCACACCCACCAGCAGCCCCAGGGCGCCGCTCAACACGGTCAGGGTGGCGGACTCGGCGAAGAACTGCCGCAAGATGTCGCCGTTCGTGGCGCCGATGGCCTTGCGCACCCCGATCTCGCGGGTGCGCTCGGTCACCGAGACCAGCATGATGTTCATCACCCCGATCCCGCCCAGGCACAGGGTCATCACCGCCACGCAGCCGAAGAAGATGGTCATGACGTCGAAGATGCGCTGCACCAGCTCGGAGCCCTCCAGGGTGTCCCAGATGAAGAGCGCGTCCTTGTCGTTGGGGTCGAAGTGGTGGATGCGCCCCAGCACCCGCCGCACCTGCATGACCGCTTCTTCGTGGTGGGCGGGGTCGTCCACTTCGAAGACCAGGTTGTTGATCCAGCCGTGGCTGGTCCAGGGACGCTCCGGGGGAGGGAAGTCGCGCGCCATGGCGGAGTAGGGAAGGAAGAGCTGGGTGTTGTCGGGCCCGCTGCCGTAGCTGCCGTTCTGCTTCTTCTTCTCCAGCACCCCGATGACGGTGTAGGGGTAGCCGTTCATGATGAGGGTCTCGCCGATGGCGGGCTTGCCGGGAAACAGCTGCTGGCGGGCTTCCGTGCCCAGAACCACCACCCGCCGGGCTGAGGCCTCGTCATCCGGGCTCATGAGCCGGCCCTCATCCACGCTGAGGGAGCGGAACTCCTGGTACTCGGGCCACACCCCGCGCACCGGGCGGTTGGCGGCGTTGTAGCGGCTGACCTCGTTGACGGCGCGGCGCAGCTCGGGGCTGACCGCCTTGAGCAGGTAGCACTCCTGCTTGATGGCGTAGACGTCGCTGACGTTCAGGCGGATGGGGCGGCCGGCGGCCAGTCCTCCCGCTTGCTCGCTGGTGCGCCCGCCCCAGACGATGACCAGGTCCACCCCGATGCTCTTAAGGTGCTCCTTCTGGTCCTTGCTGAAGCCCTTCCCCAGGCCCACCAGCAGGATGACCGAGGCGATGCCCCAGATGATCCCGAACATGGTGAGGAAGCTGCGCATCTTATGAGCGCGCAGCGTGAAGAAGGTCTGGCGCAGCACCTCGTAAAGATTCATAACGCCGACGCCCCGAGGTAGAGACAGAGAAGGGCCACTCCCAGTGAGCGGCCCTCGGAAAACCGACGCTTACTGCAGAATGACCTGGTCGCCTTCCTTGAGCCCGCTCAGCACCTCGGTCTTGACGCCGTTGGAGATGCCGATGGTGACCGCCACCTTGCGCATGCCGCCCTTGGCGCTGGGATCGGGCACCTGCACCGACGCCTTCTTGTCCTTGTCGTAGATCAGCGCGCCTTCCGGGACCATGAGCACGCCCTTGTGCTCATCCAGGATGACCTCGGCGTTGGCGGTCATGTTGGCTTTGAGTTCACCGCCCGGGTTGTCGATGGAGACCCGGACCTCGAAGGTGGTCACGTTGTCTTTCTCCACTCCCATGGGGGCGATCTTGGTGACCTTGCCGTTGAAGGTCTTGTCCTTGAAGGACTCCACCTTGATGCGGGCGGGCTGCCCCAGGTAGACCTTGCCGATGTCGCTCTCGTCCACCTTGCCCTTGACGTACACCTGGCTGGTGTCGCCCAGGGTCATGACCAGAGTGGCGGAAGAACCCAGCACCAGGATGGAGCTGACGGCGTCGCCGACTTCCACGTCGCGCGAGAGCACGGTGCCGGTGATGGGTGCGGTGATGGTGGCGTAGTGCAGATCCTCCTCGGCGCTGGCCAGGGCGGCCTGCGCCTGCTGCACCTGGGCCTGGGCCTGAGCCAGCTTGGCCTTGTTGGTCACCAGTTGGGCCTTGGCCATGTCGCGCTTGTTGGTGGCCAGGACATATGCCTTCTGGGCGTCATCGAGGTTGGCCTGGGAGACCACGCCGTCCTTGGCCATCTGCTGCGCCCGCTCATAGGCGCGCTGCAGCATGGGGACGTCGGGGCTCTCGGCATCGACCTTGGCGCGCTCCACGTCGGCGGTGGCGGCGCGCTCGTTGGCCTCGGCGGCGGCCAGCGCCGCCTGGGCCTGGCGCACCGCCGCCTGGATCTGCTCCTTGTCCAGTTCGGCCAGCACCTGGCCTTCCTTCACCTTGTCGTCAAAGTCGACATAGAGCTTCTGCACGATACCGCTGGCCTTGGACTTGATCTCCACCTTGGTGATGGGCTCGATTTTGCCCGTGGCCACCACGCTCTTGGCCAGGTCGCCGCGCTCCACCTTGGCCAGCTTGGTGGGGTCCAGCTTGCCTCCGCCGCGGGTGAAGGCGGAAACCGCGATGACCACGACCATGATCAGCAGAATCGAGCCGCCGATGTAAAAAAATTTCTTCCGCTTCTTCTTGCCGTTGCCGTTGGCCACGGTCGCCTCCTCACTTCCGCCGGCGGCTGGCGCCGCTCTCTAACTATAAGTGAATACGAGCCGATCCCGGGGTTTGTTCCGGAGATTTCGGGGGCCCGGGGGACCGCTCCCGGCCGGGCTGGAAGCCACGATCCCGGTTGGCTTCCAGGGGGTTAGACCCCGCCCGGGCGAAAAGGAAAGCAGGGAAAATGGCCCGCCGCCGGGTGCTAGAATGCCCCACGGTATGACACTCGTCCTGCTACGGGTGTTCCTGGTTTTTGTCCTCATCTTCGTCAACGCCTTCTTCGTGGCGGCGGAGTTTGCGCTGGTCAGCGTCCGCGACACCCGTCTGGACGAGCTGCTGGCGGAGCACCGCCTGGGCGCCCGTACCGTGCAAAAGCTGCAGCAGAACCTGGGTCTGGTGCTGGCGGCGGTGCAACTGGGGGTGACGGTGGCCAGCCTGGGGCTGGGCTGGATCGGCGAGGCCACGGTGGCCTACCTCCTCGAGCCCGCCTTCCGCGGCGTTCCCTACGCCCGGCTCTACGCCCACGGCATCGCGGTGGCGGTGGCCTTTCTGCTGATCACCTACCTGCTGGTGACCCTGGGGGAACTGGTGCCCAAGGCCCTGGCGCTGCAGCGCGCCGAGCGCGTGGCCCTGGCCGTGGCCGGTCCCATGGACTTCTTCATCTCCATGGCCCGCCCCTTCCTCCACCTCATGCGCGGCAGCGCGCGCCTGGCCCTGCGTCCCTTCGGCCTGAAGCAGTTGCGCGAGGCCGGGGTGCACTCCCCTGAGGAGATCAAGCTGATCGTGACCGCCAGCCGCCGAGTGGGACTCATTCCCGCGCTGCCGGAGGAGATGGTCCATCGCGCCCTGGAGCTGGGCAACCTGACGGTGCGCCAGATCATGGTGCCGCGCCCGCAGATCTTCTCCCTGCCCGCCGACCTGCCCCTGGAAGACGCCATGGCGCGGGTGGTCGAGGAACAGCACTCGCGGGTGCCGGTCTACGACCCGCAGCGCGGGCCGGAACACATCGTAGGCGTCCTCTACTCCAAGGACCTCTCGCGGGTGATGCAGCAGCGCCTGGTGAAGCTGCGTGCCGCCGCCCACGCCGAGATTCCTGCCGGTATGACCGTGCGCCA
This window encodes:
- a CDS encoding ABC transporter permease, whose protein sequence is MNLYEVLRQTFFTLRAHKMRSFLTMFGIIWGIASVILLVGLGKGFSKDQKEHLKSIGVDLVIVWGGRTSEQAGGLAAGRPIRLNVSDVYAIKQECYLLKAVSPELRRAVNEVSRYNAANRPVRGVWPEYQEFRSLSVDEGRLMSPDDEASARRVVVLGTEARQQLFPGKPAIGETLIMNGYPYTVIGVLEKKKQNGSYGSGPDNTQLFLPYSAMARDFPPPERPWTSHGWINNLVFEVDDPAHHEEAVMQVRRVLGRIHHFDPNDKDALFIWDTLEGSELVQRIFDVMTIFFGCVAVMTLCLGGIGVMNIMLVSVTERTREIGVRKAIGATNGDILRQFFAESATLTVLSGALGLLVGVGLCVAMGQLPLPDFVPHPVISTVAVVASLLTLSLITLTAGMYPARRAAELTPVESLRYE
- a CDS encoding efflux RND transporter periplasmic adaptor subunit, producing the protein MANGNGKKKRKKFFYIGGSILLIMVVVIAVSAFTRGGGKLDPTKLAKVERGDLAKSVVATGKIEPITKVEIKSKASGIVQKLYVDFDDKVKEGQVLAELDKEQIQAAVRQAQAALAAAEANERAATADVERAKVDAESPDVPMLQRAYERAQQMAKDGVVSQANLDDAQKAYVLATNKRDMAKAQLVTNKAKLAQAQAQVQQAQAALASAEEDLHYATITAPITGTVLSRDVEVGDAVSSILVLGSSATLVMTLGDTSQVYVKGKVDESDIGKVYLGQPARIKVESFKDKTFNGKVTKIAPMGVEKDNVTTFEVRVSIDNPGGELKANMTANAEVILDEHKGVLMVPEGALIYDKDKKASVQVPDPSAKGGMRKVAVTIGISNGVKTEVLSGLKEGDQVILQ
- a CDS encoding hemolysin family protein, which translates into the protein MTLVLLRVFLVFVLIFVNAFFVAAEFALVSVRDTRLDELLAEHRLGARTVQKLQQNLGLVLAAVQLGVTVASLGLGWIGEATVAYLLEPAFRGVPYARLYAHGIAVAVAFLLITYLLVTLGELVPKALALQRAERVALAVAGPMDFFISMARPFLHLMRGSARLALRPFGLKQLREAGVHSPEEIKLIVTASRRVGLIPALPEEMVHRALELGNLTVRQIMVPRPQIFSLPADLPLEDAMARVVEEQHSRVPVYDPQRGPEHIVGVLYSKDLSRVMQQRLVKLRAAAHAEIPAGMTVRHIMRQVLVVPDTKELPDLLQEFKQRKRHLAVVVDEFGSTVGVVTVEDVLEQIVGELEDEFDAPEQAVIPLAAGGAVVLDGNETIRDLEVQYQLALPHDQGFETLGGFILSRLQRIPRGGESFDYRGRRFTVLQMDGHRVARVKVEAVAGTPPANPAERAAG